In Oryzias melastigma strain HK-1 linkage group LG10, ASM292280v2, whole genome shotgun sequence, the genomic window TCCTTTCTCACATCATTTGACACCAAAGAAAggtttcagattttaaaaaacaaactgtgaaaCATTAAGGTAAAATTTCAGTTCCAAATCTGTTAACttaaaaggtcagaggtcaggcgGTCCTTTGAACAAGTCTGCAAGAGGACTTCAACCTGGCAACCCAAGAGCAGGCTTACCCTATGAGAGATCTGGGCTGGAAAGCATCacacattttctattaaaatgaaCCACAgaactgagaaaaacaaagtgcaGAATCACATTttggaagtttattttaaaaaaataaaaaaaaaactaatttcctACCCGTTTCCTGCTCCTGCCATCCTCCGTGGTTTGCTGCCTCCTGGTCATTTCTCCTCCTGGTGTGACCCAAAAGTCTCTGCAAAGGAGCAGCTTCTGCCCCTGTGAGGGGCTTATAGGGGAGCAGATCCCcctctctgattggctgacagcTTGGTGACGTCACTGGGAAACTGGGAgaagttttctgtttcaaaGAATGTCAAAATGTGAATAGTAGTGCATTAAAATGAACaactatattattttatttttccttggtgattattttgttttttgcttacaAATATTCTTTAGAAATTTCAATGTTTATGATGTAAAAactgttggatttttttgtgatatttgtgattcttaaaaatctattttatgataataattaaacagtttttagtattttcaaatctattcataatgttaaaaagaacatttgactCTTTCATTtcaccatttaaaataaatgttgacaaaatagGTAAATATCTATTATTgctacattttttcttctttatttagtttttttatatacttgtATTTAGTTTTATACTATACccaaatacttttaatttaggATGTCAATTTTTTGGGTAAGTTAGACAAAAATTTAAGCACCAATTAAgtgaattaattttgttttctaaattacTTTTAGTGCTTAAAGTAACCTTTTGTCagcattttagctatttttgcaggattttttcatgggtttcaaattaaaacaattttcggaaaaaaatcagaactttgTTCATCATATTGAAGTCAAATGACAAACAGAACACCATTTATTCATTGTTTAACTTTTGTGCGGATCCCTTTCAGCCCTTTCTGAAGATGCTGTGGTGAAGTGAGACCATGGGAAACGCTTGTTCTGCTCGTGGGAACAAACGTGAAGTGAGAAAGAGAGCGGCTGTGACTTCTTTTTATGATGTGTGAGACATCCCCaatctgggattaaaacaacacaaaggtTTATTCCAAGTGAGGACATTTTTAATCTGAGTGTTTCTCTGcacatttttgagattttgaggCATAAAAGGTTGAAACTGTGGAATATTTGTAGCGTATTGTTCATGTAAGGAGCAGCATGATGAGATCACACCCTATCGTCAAGTGTGCGCTGCCTGCAGGTCAGCCTGAAACCCGCGTGTTCAGGCGTCACAAAAGCTCCTTTTAAGCACCAAACCAGATGCTGGGCGCTCGTTCCCACCCGTGCCAGCTGTTTTTATGTTCGCTTTTGTTTCCCAAACTTGGTCTGAAGGAGCAGCAACAGCATGAACATTTCTAATGAGGgttttaacagcaaaaataaggaccaagaataaaaaaatgaaggttaccatttaattactttattcTAATGGTGCACAAACTGACGCGCAAAAGAAAGGAATCAGTTGGACATGCGCAAAACAGTCAAATTCGtttaaaatgattacattttcataaaatatttcgttaaaaatcaaatacagGGAGACACGTGAGTGTAAATTGTTTTGagaattatttatattattttttatttgaacaataCTCACCTTCTTTAAGCTTATTTTGTGCGTAAATTTATTATGTAATTGTCGGCGtacatttattcataatttattgctaattgtttctttaattaaaatgttttgggtGACCAAAAAGTGAATTAACCCCAAATTATGATTCCGGACCGGGTCCACGTGGCTTTAAGACATTTGCCCACTTTATGTTCTCCAAATTGTGCTTCCACCATGCGCTTCAAAGCGCTGCCATGGCAACCTGCGGGTGATCTCTGGCGCGCTACTAATCGCCTTCTTCACCCAAATTTTAAGCGGAAGTATCATTTGCTCCAAAAAGGCGACTTAATCCTCTGGGGGTGCCCGTGATCCGATCATCCCAGTGTTATCCTCACTCTTTAGCCTATTATGGGGATCAAAGTGCTGTGCGCACAGAGATACCCCGAAATCAAAGCCTATTGTTCATCCAGCGCGTCCACTGAGGTGCACTTTCACGGGTTTATTGAGATGGTTACGACAATCCCGTTAAAGAGAAACGCATTCATGGAAGAGGAGACGATTTGGCTTTAATGCAAATTGGGAAAGGGGGTCACTTTTGGAGAAGAGAGGGCGTGGAGCGACTTATTTTCatgtattaatttataaatgtaactttaaatttGGTACAAAtacccaaaaatgtattttaaaaaagtaacatattttaATTGAAGGTTTGTATAAATATAAGAAGggtaaaatagtttaaaaataatgtgtttaaggtttaaatcaatcattttgtggtaaaattgtatttgttgtcAATAAATCTTTCAAGATTCACTTAATTtagttttacaaaaactttaaGGGCTTCATTTATATCGAAGTGTGTGCCTGAAAAGACTTCCACAGGTCGCGCGCGGATAGGTAAAAGGTGCACGCGGGGGCGTGGCAGCAAACAGGAACATCAACAAATAGGTCACAAATACGCGACGCTGGTTCAGTTTGATCCAAACAATCAGCGAAAGCATGAAGTCTTTGTCCTCCGAGAAGATGAACAAACTCACGTCGGCGAGACGGGtaagatttcttaaaaatatataattgttttttctttattaatctGGGGGGAAAACAACGTTTTGCAATTTTCTCCAAGATGTCCAAACCGCTGATGGAGAGGCGCAGACGGGAGCGCATCAACCACAGTTTGGAGACTTTGCGGCTTTTGATGGCGGAACACACCCAGAATGAGGTAAAACCCGAACCTGCTGCAGGTTTTCCCCAAACCAGGATGACTTTttgaaattcttgatttgtgtttttgcgCCACAGAAGCTTAAAAACCCGAAGGTGGAGAAAGCAGAGATTCTCGAGAGTGTGGTTGAGTTCCTGAGGGCGGACATGGAGAGGGGGCCCCAGGCCGGGGGTCAGGGGCCCACCTGTGACCATGAGCAGCACTACCGGGATGGGATGAGGTCCTGTCTGCTGAAGGTCACCCGCTTCATCTCCAGTGGGTTGCAGGAGAGCGTGGCAGATCCAGTCCAGGCTGCTTTTACGCACTCCGAGCAGCTTGGACACATCCACGCACCGATCCCTCCAGGTGATTCGGCCTCTGCAGCCGTCCAACAGGGGCTGACGCAGGGCGCAGGACTCCCACGTGACACCGGGGAGCTTCTTTTCTCCGCTGAGGTTGCGGCGCACAGAACGGACCCGGTGTGGAGGCCTTGGCCGCAGTGACTCTGACACACATGATTTCATTGCAGTGTAAATGTGTTTCCTTAAAGCCTTAAATTTAGTAAAGAAAGGCTTTTTATGATCAGGAAAAAAACGATTTTACGCATGGagctaaagtttaaattttactgctttagattttctttttattattaattccAAGCGAAAAAGTTGCATGTTTTTTCCACatgattttagatgtttttctttcagcttaTAACATGTTTTGCGCTGAATTTTAAAACACGATTTCCTGAGCGCTCCTTGCGTCTGGAGTGGCCCATCAGCTGTGAGTGCACGAAAAAAGGGAGCCATCTACAGCCCAGTTCGCACATACTCCGAAGCAGGCTGGACGGGTTATGCGCCCCATTGAAGTGTTAAAGAGAAGCTCGTTAACTCGACGACATTCGGGgaagttttacaaatgtagaCGAGGGAAAGATGGTGGTTGTTCAGAGTCAGACTCTGGGAGGATCCGCAGAATCTACAAATCTGCATGTGCGCCAGAACATGAATTCAGAGCAGATTTATTTAGAATCCTCGAGGAGAAAAGTCAAAAAAGACGTGcgtaaaatgaaaatgtgatcaAATTTGATTTGCTGCTTTGAGGCTGTTGTgggacaaataaagtttaatttacagctgtttttttttcagtttttatggagTGAGGGTCTGTCTTAATGTGTACCAAAACAGCAAGTTCAGATTTAATCACAGAGCAGATTTATCTCTCCATCCTCAAGGAGCAAGGATAGAAAAAGACGTGCGTAAAAGTTAAATTTATGATaagttttggacaaaagtgttgcTTTGATGCTGCTGTGCGACAAAACTAtttgaaataaagtttgatcTACAGCTGATTTGCTCAtattttgtgtagtttttattACCATGTTTGTGAGATGATTGGAAATTAAAAGATTATGAggaaaaatcttatttttaatcatgAGAAAcattatttggttaaaaaaaatgtatcccaTTGATAGGTTTAGttgtttggagttttgctaaacTTTCAATCATCTGTGttagaagataaaaaatgacCTACAACTAAATAAAGTAGTTTTGTGActcaagtttataaaaaaataagtgatttCATACAAGTGAAAATCATAAATTGTTCTTCTGAtcaacatttgtctttttaaaatcatttcttaaataaaatcttttaattttgctgcaaaaaaatatcagttggacaccaaatatataaattaaacgCATTAATTCAGTAAgtctttcaaactgaaaaaaaa contains:
- the her5 gene encoding hairy-related 5, giving the protein MKSLSSEKMNKLTSARRMSKPLMERRRRERINHSLETLRLLMAEHTQNEKLKNPKVEKAEILESVVEFLRADMERGPQAGGQGPTCDHEQHYRDGMRSCLLKVTRFISSGLQESVADPVQAAFTHSEQLGHIHAPIPPGDSASAAVQQGLTQGAGLPRDTGELLFSAEVAAHRTDPVWRPWPQ